A section of the Methanocaldococcus sp. FS406-22 genome encodes:
- a CDS encoding nucleotidyltransferase domain-containing protein, translated as MDILKSFVDELKKNYKEKIVKIILYGSVARGEDREDSDIDVLIINKL; from the coding sequence ATAGATATTTTAAAGTCATTTGTTGATGAACTAAAAAAGAACTATAAAGAAAAAATTGTAAAAATTATTCTTTATGGTTCAGTAGCGAGGGGAGAAGATAGGGAAGATTCTGACATAGATGTTTTAATTATTAACAAACTATGA
- a CDS encoding DNA-directed DNA polymerase II small subunit, producing MEIINEFLDIEVLLSPTVYEKLKDFAEEKINLLIEKIKEFKKYNDAFILLDEKFLDIFLQKDLNEIINEYKDFDFIFYYTGEKVEEKLKEIKEEIEKETKEKIEVEKVEFIKKEEKPELIKKPEEDLEEKLKQLISKEEKKEDFNAERAKRYERISKIRESVSSRIKWIAKDIDAIIKIYDDSDVSGKSTCTGTIEDFVKYFRDRFERLKVFIERKAQRKGYPLKDIKRMKGQKDVFVVGIVSDVDTAKNGNLIVRIEDTEDEITLILPKEKIERGQLPDDILLDEVIGAIGTVNRTGSSIYVDEIIRPVFPPKEPKRIDEEIYMAFLSDIHVGSKEFLHKEFEKFVRFLNGDVDNELEEKVVSRLKYICIAGDLVDGVGVYPGQEEDLYEVDIMEQYREIAMYIEQIPEHISIIISPGNHDAVRPAEPQPKLPDKIAKLFNRDNIYFVGNPCTLNIHGFDTLLYHGRSFDDLVGQIRTASYENPVTIMKELIKRRLLCPTYGGRCPIAPEHKDYLVIDRDIDILHTGHIHINGYGIYRGVVMVNSGTFQEQTDFQKRMGISPTPAIVPIINMAKVGEKGHYLEWDRGVLEVRY from the coding sequence ATGGAAATAATAAATGAGTTCTTAGATATTGAGGTTCTGCTATCTCCAACTGTCTATGAAAAGCTAAAAGATTTTGCTGAAGAAAAAATTAACCTCTTAATTGAAAAAATTAAAGAATTTAAAAAATACAACGACGCTTTTATTTTGTTGGATGAGAAGTTTTTAGACATTTTTTTACAAAAAGATTTGAATGAAATAATAAATGAATATAAGGATTTTGATTTTATATTTTACTATACTGGAGAAAAAGTTGAAGAAAAACTTAAAGAAATAAAAGAAGAAATTGAAAAAGAAACTAAAGAGAAAATAGAAGTAGAAAAGGTAGAATTCATAAAGAAAGAAGAAAAACCAGAACTAATAAAAAAACCTGAGGAAGACCTTGAGGAAAAATTAAAACAACTAATTTCCAAAGAAGAAAAAAAGGAAGATTTTAATGCTGAGAGAGCTAAAAGGTATGAAAGAATATCAAAAATAAGAGAGAGTGTAAGTAGCAGAATAAAGTGGATAGCTAAGGATATAGATGCTATAATTAAGATATATGACGATTCAGACGTTTCTGGAAAATCCACATGCACTGGAACCATTGAAGATTTTGTTAAATACTTTAGAGACAGATTTGAAAGATTAAAGGTTTTTATTGAAAGAAAGGCTCAGAGGAAAGGATATCCTTTAAAGGATATAAAGAGGATGAAAGGGCAGAAGGATGTTTTTGTTGTAGGAATTGTTAGTGATGTGGATACAGCAAAGAATGGGAATTTAATAGTCAGAATTGAAGACACCGAAGATGAGATAACCTTAATTTTACCAAAAGAAAAAATTGAAAGAGGGCAGTTGCCGGACGATATTTTGTTGGATGAAGTTATTGGAGCCATTGGAACTGTTAATAGAACAGGAAGTTCAATATATGTTGATGAAATTATACGACCAGTATTTCCACCAAAAGAGCCAAAAAGAATTGATGAAGAAATATATATGGCATTTTTATCAGATATTCACGTTGGAAGTAAGGAGTTTTTACATAAAGAGTTTGAAAAATTCGTTAGATTTTTAAATGGAGATGTTGATAATGAGTTAGAGGAAAAAGTTGTTAGCAGATTAAAATACATCTGCATTGCTGGAGATTTGGTTGATGGAGTTGGAGTTTATCCCGGACAGGAGGAGGATTTATATGAAGTAGATATTATGGAGCAGTATAGAGAGATAGCAATGTATATAGAACAAATTCCTGAGCATATAAGCATAATAATCTCTCCCGGAAACCACGATGCTGTTAGACCTGCAGAACCTCAACCAAAACTGCCTGACAAAATAGCAAAGCTATTTAATAGGGATAATATTTACTTTGTAGGGAATCCATGCACTCTCAATATTCATGGCTTTGATACCTTATTATATCACGGTAGAAGCTTTGACGACTTAGTTGGGCAGATAAGAACAGCAAGTTATGAAAATCCAGTAACTATTATGAAAGAATTGATAAAAAGAAGATTATTATGTCCAACCTATGGAGGAAGATGTCCAATAGCCCCAGAACATAAAGATTACTTAGTTATAGATAGGGATATTGATATTTTACACACTGGACATATACACATTAATGGTTATGGAATTTATAGAGGAGTTGTTATGGTTAATAGTGGGACTTTCCAAGAACAGACAGATTTCCAGAAGAGAATGGGAATTAGCCCAACTCCCGCAATAGTCCCAATAATAAATATGGCAAAGGTTGGAGAGAAAGGACATTATTTAGAATGGGATAGAGGGGTTTTAGAGGTTAGATATTGA
- a CDS encoding DUF367 family protein yields MPKLFIYHANQCNPKKCTSLKMAKMNKAILLKNPYKVPKNSIILNPYAEKALSPEDKKIVEKFGITALDCSWKEAELMFKKFKFKNQRSLPFLIACNPINYGKPCMLSTLEAFIAALYITNFKDEALDLTGCFKWAETFINVNNELLERYSNAKNSMEVVEIQKTYLNQKF; encoded by the coding sequence ATGCCAAAGCTTTTCATATATCATGCAAATCAGTGCAATCCAAAAAAATGCACATCCTTAAAAATGGCTAAGATGAATAAAGCCATTTTGTTAAAAAACCCTTATAAAGTTCCAAAAAACTCAATAATTCTAAATCCTTATGCTGAAAAAGCTCTATCTCCAGAAGATAAAAAGATAGTGGAAAAATTTGGTATAACAGCTCTTGATTGTTCATGGAAAGAAGCAGAGTTAATGTTTAAGAAATTTAAATTTAAAAATCAAAGGTCTCTACCGTTTTTAATTGCCTGCAATCCAATAAATTATGGTAAGCCATGCATGCTTTCGACATTAGAAGCTTTCATCGCCGCTTTATATATAACTAACTTTAAGGATGAGGCATTGGATTTAACTGGTTGTTTCAAATGGGCAGAAACATTTATAAATGTTAATAATGAATTATTAGAGAGATACTCAAATGCTAAAAATTCAATGGAAGTTGTAGAGATTCAAAAAACATACCTTAATCAAAAGTTTTAA
- a CDS encoding 50S ribosomal protein L40e, which yields MPFEEAMKRLFMKKICMRCNARNPWRATKCRKCGYKGLRPKAKEPRG from the coding sequence ATGCCATTTGAAGAAGCAATGAAAAGGTTATTTATGAAAAAGATTTGTATGAGATGTAATGCAAGAAACCCTTGGAGAGCTACAAAGTGTAGAAAATGTGGATACAAAGGTTTAAGACCAAAAGCAAAAGAACCGAGAGGATAA
- the hisB gene encoding imidazoleglycerol-phosphate dehydratase HisB: protein MRVFEVMRETKETNVYLKINIDGTGKYKIDTGIPFFDHLLASFAKHGCFDLIVKARGDLEIDDHHTVEDVGICLGLALNQIEKRNIFRFGWAIIPMDDARATVAIDLSGRSYCVGNYKPKREFIGDLATENINHFFESVASYGMLNIHYEVIGKNEHHKAEALFKAFGVALDLATKIDERKGVISTKGEVKL from the coding sequence ATGAGAGTTTTTGAAGTAATGAGAGAGACAAAAGAGACAAATGTTTATTTAAAAATAAACATTGATGGGACTGGAAAATATAAAATAGATACTGGAATCCCATTCTTTGACCATCTATTAGCTTCTTTTGCTAAACATGGATGTTTTGATTTGATTGTTAAAGCAAGAGGGGATTTAGAGATAGATGACCACCACACAGTTGAAGATGTTGGAATTTGCTTGGGTTTAGCCCTAAATCAGATTGAAAAGAGGAATATTTTTAGGTTTGGATGGGCAATAATTCCAATGGATGATGCAAGAGCTACAGTAGCTATTGATTTGAGTGGAAGGAGTTACTGCGTTGGCAACTATAAACCAAAGAGGGAATTTATTGGTGATTTAGCAACTGAAAACATAAATCACTTCTTTGAATCAGTGGCAAGCTATGGGATGCTAAATATCCATTATGAAGTAATTGGAAAGAACGAGCATCACAAAGCAGAGGCTTTATTTAAAGCTTTTGGGGTAGCTTTAGACTTAGCTACAAAAATTGATGAGAGGAAGGGGGTTATAAGCACTAAAGGGGAGGTTAAGTTGTAA
- a CDS encoding DUF986 family protein → MNSNLPFAIALLINSFIFYKIAKMQPKIKTRVLKKIKMHYINLLYGKKGEFDKKAMPIFLGLMVIGLVAFDILLYVVYGSSTSISSIIAEIFIVLSIIVIWSSINREIDVFICDNGIYYQNKFIGWDNIKEAKHENGFIKLIGKGKIFSRRIYLKYEDEIENIIKSQIEKFRGE, encoded by the coding sequence GTGAATTCCAACCTACCTTTTGCAATTGCTTTACTAATTAATAGCTTTATCTTCTATAAAATAGCAAAAATGCAACCAAAGATTAAAACCAGAGTTTTAAAGAAGATTAAAATGCATTATATTAATTTGTTATATGGGAAGAAAGGAGAATTTGATAAGAAGGCAATGCCCATATTCCTTGGATTGATGGTTATTGGTTTAGTGGCATTTGATATTTTATTGTATGTAGTTTATGGTAGTTCAACTTCAATATCTTCAATAATTGCAGAGATTTTTATTGTTCTGTCGATAATTGTTATCTGGAGTTCAATTAATAGGGAGATAGATGTTTTTATTTGTGATAATGGTATTTATTATCAAAATAAATTTATTGGTTGGGATAACATCAAAGAAGCAAAACATGAAAATGGATTTATTAAGCTTATTGGAAAAGGAAAAATCTTTTCACGAAGAATTTATTTAAAATATGAAGATGAGATTGAAAACATCATTAAATCTCAAATAGAAAAATTTAGAGGAGAGTAA
- a CDS encoding amidohydrolase family protein, which yields MFLLLKSQFLYGEDFEIRKGVLVIEDGIIKGFTNEHSNELIEFKGLVIPPLINAHTHIADNSIKDIGINKTLDELVKPPNGLKHRYLAECSDDILIEGMKLGLKDMKEHGIKYFCDFRENGVKGINLLKTALKCYDYPKAIILGRPTKVDNDEIKEILKISNGLGLSGANEFEDDELKLIFRVFRRFKEKDDKKLFAIHAAEHRGAVEYSLNKYGMTEVERLIDLGIKPDFVVHGTHLTSNDLELLKENNIPVVACVRANLSFNVGMPNLNELNDNLLVGIGTDNFMANSPSIFKETDFIYRLYHIEPKDILKMATINNAKILKLDNVGLIEEGFKAVFTFIKPTNAILFSKNIVASVVTRCEKGDVVDFSL from the coding sequence ATGTTCTTGCTATTAAAAAGCCAATTCTTGTATGGAGAGGATTTTGAAATAAGAAAAGGAGTTTTAGTTATTGAAGATGGGATTATTAAAGGTTTTACAAATGAGCATAGTAATGAGCTTATTGAGTTTAAAGGACTTGTTATCCCACCATTAATAAATGCCCACACTCACATAGCTGATAATAGTATAAAGGATATAGGTATTAATAAAACTTTGGATGAGTTGGTTAAACCTCCAAATGGTTTGAAGCATAGATATTTGGCAGAGTGTAGTGATGATATATTAATTGAAGGCATGAAACTTGGCTTAAAAGATATGAAAGAGCATGGGATAAAATATTTTTGTGATTTTAGGGAAAATGGGGTTAAAGGGATTAATTTATTAAAAACTGCCTTAAAATGCTACGATTATCCAAAGGCAATAATCTTGGGAAGACCTACAAAGGTTGATAATGATGAGATTAAAGAGATTTTAAAAATATCCAATGGTTTAGGGCTGAGTGGAGCTAATGAATTTGAAGACGATGAGTTAAAACTAATATTTAGAGTTTTTAGGAGGTTTAAAGAAAAAGATGATAAGAAATTGTTTGCTATACATGCAGCTGAGCATAGAGGGGCTGTAGAGTATAGCTTAAACAAATATGGTATGACGGAGGTTGAGAGGTTAATAGATTTAGGAATAAAACCAGATTTTGTTGTTCATGGAACTCATCTAACATCTAATGACTTAGAGTTATTGAAAGAAAATAACATCCCAGTTGTTGCTTGTGTAAGGGCTAATTTATCTTTCAATGTAGGAATGCCAAATTTAAATGAGCTTAACGATAACTTATTGGTTGGAATTGGGACAGATAACTTCATGGCAAACTCTCCTTCAATATTTAAAGAGACGGACTTTATTTATAGACTCTACCACATAGAGCCAAAGGATATTTTAAAAATGGCTACAATAAACAATGCAAAGATTTTGAAGCTTGATAACGTTGGTTTGATAGAAGAGGGCTTTAAAGCAGTCTTTACTTTTATAAAACCAACAAATGCTATACTATTTTCTAAGAATATTGTTGCCTCTGTAGTTACCAGATGTGAGAAAGGGGATGTTGTAGATTTTAGTTTATAA
- a CDS encoding HisA/HisF family protein, with the protein MQIIPVIDLMNKIAVHGKSGNRDEYKPLKSVICNSPNPIDVAMAYKERGAETIYIADLNFIMGNGDNFEVIKEIDFVNKIVDIGVKRREDLENIKKILNKDDKAIVATETLKDIELLKEKDIVVSLDFKNGELLLDKNFKDYSLDGILSYVREDTPLTILDISSVGTQRGINVELIKYVLDKTNNPVYVGGGIKGMDDLELCYNLGVDGVLIATAIHKGILDLEEIISKFSDKYDRK; encoded by the coding sequence ATGCAAATAATCCCAGTTATTGATTTAATGAATAAGATAGCTGTGCATGGAAAAAGTGGGAATAGGGATGAATATAAACCACTAAAATCAGTTATCTGCAATTCACCAAATCCAATTGATGTAGCAATGGCATATAAAGAAAGAGGAGCTGAAACTATCTATATAGCGGACTTAAACTTTATAATGGGTAATGGAGACAACTTTGAGGTTATAAAAGAGATAGATTTTGTAAATAAGATTGTTGATATTGGAGTAAAGAGAAGAGAGGACTTAGAAAATATCAAAAAAATTTTAAATAAAGATGATAAGGCAATTGTAGCAACAGAGACATTAAAGGATATTGAATTGCTTAAAGAAAAAGACATAGTTGTTAGCTTAGATTTCAAAAATGGAGAGCTTTTATTAGATAAAAATTTTAAAGATTATAGTTTGGATGGAATACTATCTTATGTCAGAGAGGATACTCCACTAACAATATTAGATATTTCTTCAGTTGGAACTCAAAGAGGTATTAATGTAGAGCTTATAAAATATGTCTTAGATAAAACCAACAATCCAGTATATGTTGGTGGTGGAATTAAAGGGATGGATGATTTGGAGCTATGCTATAATTTGGGGGTTGATGGAGTTTTGATAGCAACGGCAATACATAAAGGGATTTTAGATTTGGAGGAAATTATTAGTAAATTTAGTGATAAATATGACAGAAAATAA
- a CDS encoding stage II sporulation protein M, with protein sequence MRDAYLMMVLMDALEEIFDLKEILKSPIKNRKVVLFVSLVFILSLTISYILIADVKYFSYLGNIIFQNFQKHVENLKITLNEDSSAIILAIWKNNLTVCILNYIIGIFSIFVIVLNSYIMSYVLYKFGIKSFIYLVLPHGIIEIPALILSASSGVLFNIGLVNFLINIKFGTKREVLYYIKESLKLLILSMLLFIVAGIVEGTITFHIAKTMFS encoded by the coding sequence ATGAGAGATGCCTATTTAATGATGGTCTTAATGGATGCATTGGAAGAGATATTTGATTTAAAAGAAATCCTAAAAAGCCCTATAAAGAATAGAAAAGTTGTATTATTTGTTAGTTTGGTTTTTATCTTATCTTTAACAATTTCGTATATTTTAATAGCTGATGTAAAATATTTCTCATATTTAGGAAATATAATCTTCCAAAACTTTCAAAAACATGTTGAAAATCTAAAAATCACATTAAATGAAGATAGCTCAGCCATAATACTGGCCATTTGGAAAAATAACCTAACTGTCTGTATTTTAAACTATATCATTGGGATTTTCTCAATATTCGTTATTGTATTGAACTCTTACATAATGTCATACGTACTCTATAAATTTGGCATTAAAAGTTTCATCTATTTAGTTTTACCACATGGAATCATTGAAATTCCAGCTTTAATACTTTCAGCATCAAGTGGGGTTTTATTTAACATTGGGTTAGTGAATTTCCTTATAAATATCAAATTTGGAACTAAAAGAGAAGTTTTATATTACATAAAAGAGTCCTTAAAATTACTTATCCTATCTATGCTCCTATTTATAGTTGCTGGAATTGTTGAAGGTACTATAACCTTTCATATTGCTAAAACCATGTTCTCTTAA
- the hmgA gene encoding hydroxymethylglutaryl-CoA reductase (NADPH), translating into MNYNDILEKMLNGELKPYQLDKMFNSKIATEIRRKFIEKKVGIEFKHICNYSIDEEMAMKKNIENMIGAIQIPLGFAGPLKINGEYAKGEFYIPLATTEGALVASVNRGCSIITKCGGATVRVIDDKMTRAPCLKTKSIVDAIKVRDWIKENFEKIKEVAESTTRHGKLIKIEPILIVGRNLYPRFVFKTGDAMGMNMVTIATEKACNFIEEELKKEGIFVKTVAVSGNACVDKKPSGMNLINGRGKSIVAEIYLEEKEVNKYLKTTSEAIAEVNRLKNYIGSAISNSMGFNAHYANIIGAIFLATGQDEAQIVEGSLGITMAEVEDNGLYFSVTLPDVPIGTIGGGTRVETQKECLEMLGCYGDNKALKFAEIVGGAVLAGELSLLGALAAGHLGKAHQELGR; encoded by the coding sequence ATGAACTATAATGACATCCTTGAAAAGATGCTAAATGGAGAGTTAAAGCCATATCAATTGGATAAGATGTTCAACTCAAAAATAGCCACTGAAATTAGAAGAAAATTCATTGAAAAGAAGGTTGGAATAGAGTTTAAGCATATCTGCAATTACTCAATAGATGAAGAAATGGCTATGAAGAAGAATATAGAAAATATGATTGGAGCTATCCAAATACCATTAGGCTTTGCTGGGCCTTTAAAGATTAACGGAGAATATGCAAAGGGAGAGTTTTATATCCCATTGGCAACAACTGAAGGAGCTTTGGTGGCATCAGTTAATAGAGGTTGCTCAATAATAACAAAATGTGGGGGGGCAACTGTTAGAGTTATAGATGATAAGATGACAAGAGCTCCTTGCTTAAAAACAAAGAGTATTGTAGATGCCATTAAAGTTAGAGATTGGATTAAAGAAAACTTTGAAAAGATAAAGGAAGTTGCTGAATCAACAACAAGGCACGGAAAGCTAATAAAAATAGAACCAATTTTAATCGTTGGTAGAAATCTATATCCAAGATTTGTATTTAAAACTGGAGATGCCATGGGCATGAACATGGTTACCATTGCCACAGAAAAGGCATGCAACTTTATAGAAGAAGAACTAAAAAAAGAGGGCATATTTGTTAAAACAGTTGCTGTTAGTGGAAACGCCTGTGTAGATAAAAAGCCAAGTGGAATGAATCTAATTAATGGTAGAGGTAAGTCTATTGTAGCAGAGATTTATTTAGAAGAAAAAGAGGTTAATAAATATTTAAAAACAACATCTGAAGCAATTGCTGAAGTAAATAGGTTAAAGAACTATATAGGTTCAGCAATAAGCAACAGTATGGGATTCAATGCCCATTATGCAAATATTATTGGAGCTATATTCTTAGCTACTGGGCAAGATGAGGCTCAAATAGTCGAAGGTAGTTTGGGAATAACAATGGCAGAAGTTGAAGATAACGGACTATACTTTTCAGTTACACTTCCAGATGTTCCAATAGGGACTATTGGAGGGGGGACAAGGGTTGAAACTCAGAAAGAATGCTTAGAGATGCTTGGTTGCTATGGAGATAACAAAGCTTTAAAGTTTGCTGAGATTGTTGGAGGGGCTGTGTTAGCTGGAGAGTTATCTCTATTAGGAGCTTTAGCTGCTGGTCACTTAGGAAAAGCTCATCAAGAATTAGGTAGATAA
- a CDS encoding mechanosensitive ion channel family protein: protein MIDNKIKLGVKIVLLIILLHCLISIFNLETYIMLLGKYQNQIMIIAIIILSGLIVVDIASEIFRKYARKREEKAGEYLTLNYIFKYFVYLCVALMIFGVIYQNVSSLVVSVGLIGAAITYALQKPILNFAGWIIILYTRTIKIGDRIYIKNIGAGDVFDIDTQHIYLSELTTDNFEPTGRVLIIPNSYIFTASIENLTKGSPYIWDNIIVHFTYDSNIEKAENIVFESADEVVGDLMRELYKKWSKRKYLISRKLSDKPIVRIGITRSSFYVKVIYLVNVYEKAKISAEIYKRILEKVNKENDVKLAYPHIKAVIKSENSIKNT, encoded by the coding sequence ATGATTGATAACAAGATAAAATTAGGAGTAAAGATTGTATTGCTAATAATCCTATTGCACTGCCTTATATCAATTTTTAACTTAGAGACCTATATAATGCTACTTGGCAAGTATCAAAACCAGATAATGATTATAGCTATAATTATTTTATCTGGGCTTATTGTTGTAGATATTGCCTCAGAGATATTTAGAAAGTATGCAAGAAAGAGGGAAGAAAAAGCTGGAGAGTATCTAACTCTAAATTATATTTTTAAGTATTTTGTATATCTTTGCGTTGCCTTAATGATTTTTGGTGTTATCTACCAAAATGTATCGTCTTTAGTTGTTTCAGTTGGGTTAATTGGGGCTGCTATAACCTATGCCCTACAAAAGCCGATTTTGAACTTTGCTGGGTGGATAATAATCCTATACACAAGAACAATAAAGATTGGAGATAGGATTTATATTAAAAATATAGGGGCTGGAGATGTGTTCGATATAGATACTCAGCACATTTATTTAAGTGAATTAACAACAGATAATTTTGAACCAACGGGGAGAGTTTTAATTATCCCAAATTCTTATATATTTACCGCTTCAATAGAAAACCTTACAAAAGGGTCACCATATATTTGGGATAATATAATTGTCCATTTTACATACGACAGCAACATAGAAAAAGCTGAAAATATTGTTTTTGAATCAGCCGATGAAGTTGTTGGAGATTTAATGAGAGAATTGTATAAAAAGTGGTCTAAGAGAAAATATCTCATTTCAAGGAAATTATCTGATAAGCCAATAGTAAGGATTGGAATAACAAGGAGCTCTTTTTATGTAAAGGTAATTTATTTAGTAAATGTTTATGAAAAAGCAAAAATAAGTGCTGAAATTTATAAAAGAATCTTAGAAAAAGTAAATAAAGAAAATGATGTAAAATTAGCTTATCCACACATTAAGGCAGTTATTAAATCTGAAAACAGCATTAAAAATACGTGA
- a CDS encoding fibrillarin-like rRNA/tRNA 2'-O-methyltransferase, which yields MEDIKIKEIFENIYEVDLGDELKRIATKSIVKGKKVYDERIIKIGEDEYRIWNPNKSKLAAAIIKGLKVMPIKRDSKILYLGASAGTTPSHVADIADKGIVYAVEYAPRIMRELLDACAERENLIPILGDANKPQEYANIVEKVDVIYEDVAQPNQAEILIKNAKWFLKKGGYGMIAIKARSIDVTKDPKEVFKEQKEILEAGGFKIVDEVDIEPFEKDHIMFVGIWKG from the coding sequence ATGGAAGACATTAAAATTAAAGAGATTTTTGAAAACATCTATGAAGTTGATTTAGGAGATGAATTAAAAAGAATAGCAACAAAATCTATTGTTAAGGGAAAGAAAGTATACGATGAGAGAATAATTAAAATTGGAGAGGATGAGTATAGAATCTGGAATCCAAATAAAAGCAAATTGGCAGCAGCAATAATTAAAGGTTTAAAAGTTATGCCAATAAAGAGAGATTCAAAGATTTTATACTTAGGGGCTTCAGCTGGAACTACCCCATCTCACGTAGCAGATATTGCAGATAAGGGCATTGTATATGCTGTAGAGTATGCACCAAGAATTATGAGAGAGCTTTTAGATGCATGTGCTGAAAGAGAGAACTTAATCCCAATTTTGGGAGATGCAAATAAGCCCCAAGAGTATGCAAACATTGTTGAAAAAGTAGATGTTATCTATGAAGATGTTGCCCAACCAAATCAAGCAGAGATTTTAATTAAAAATGCTAAATGGTTTTTAAAGAAAGGCGGTTATGGAATGATAGCAATAAAGGCAAGGAGTATTGATGTTACAAAAGACCCAAAAGAGGTTTTTAAAGAGCAGAAAGAGATTTTAGAGGCAGGAGGTTTTAAGATAGTTGATGAAGTAGATATTGAGCCGTTTGAAAAAGACCATATCATGTTTGTTGGTATCTGGAAAGGATAA